The proteins below come from a single Fastidiosipila sp. genomic window:
- a CDS encoding PucR family transcriptional regulator: MKEIQQALNEMAPNLGRLIGFTDGQGEILAASEAELVGEQDPGVRAVLASGDSQVTAGDRTYRVVKWPDETYLISFSEGVDAVAKGYAELLSRWISAEQCKEDDQAERAQELKQIFLKNVLFENELPGDIPLKAREFRIRYNERRVVMLVHFKSEEFKACLEVLTELAGDRAGDFILPMDEENIVLMTDATEERLEGLDDFLLTLTGTLQERAMADVAVGVGMVAPTLTETAKSYQQASIALIVGRIFQDAESPIMRYEKLGLGRLIYQLPITLCELFLREVFEPGTYEALDPVTRETIDKFFENSLNGSETSRQLFVHRNTLVYRLDKVQKITGLDLRNFEDAVLFKLADMVRNYLAYVEEEKKKR, from the coding sequence ATGAAGGAAATTCAGCAAGCCCTGAATGAGATGGCTCCCAACTTGGGTCGGCTGATCGGGTTTACCGATGGCCAGGGGGAAATATTGGCCGCTTCCGAGGCAGAATTGGTCGGCGAACAGGATCCCGGCGTTCGCGCGGTTCTCGCTTCCGGGGATTCGCAGGTGACTGCAGGCGACCGGACCTACCGCGTCGTCAAATGGCCTGACGAGACCTATTTAATCAGTTTTTCAGAAGGTGTTGATGCCGTGGCCAAGGGCTATGCTGAGCTTCTTTCACGCTGGATCAGTGCCGAGCAATGCAAGGAGGATGACCAGGCTGAACGGGCGCAGGAGCTGAAGCAGATCTTCTTGAAGAATGTCCTCTTTGAAAATGAATTGCCAGGGGATATCCCTCTCAAGGCGCGCGAATTCCGGATACGGTACAATGAGCGCCGGGTCGTCATGCTGGTTCATTTCAAATCGGAGGAATTCAAGGCCTGCCTGGAAGTGCTGACTGAGTTGGCCGGTGACCGGGCCGGCGATTTCATCCTGCCCATGGACGAGGAAAACATCGTTCTCATGACAGACGCGACTGAAGAACGTTTGGAGGGCCTCGACGATTTCCTGCTCACTTTGACCGGCACCCTGCAGGAAAGAGCCATGGCAGACGTTGCGGTGGGTGTTGGCATGGTGGCCCCGACCCTGACGGAGACGGCCAAGTCCTATCAGCAGGCTTCAATCGCCCTGATCGTTGGCAGGATCTTTCAGGATGCGGAATCGCCTATCATGCGCTATGAGAAGCTGGGGCTCGGCAGGCTGATCTACCAGCTTCCCATTACCCTCTGCGAACTTTTCCTGAGGGAAGTCTTCGAGCCGGGAACTTATGAGGCGCTCGACCCGGTGACCCGGGAAACCATTGACAAGTTCTTCGAGAACAGCCTCAACGGGAGCGAGACGTCCAGGCAACTGTTCGTTCACCGCAATACCCTGGTCTACCGGCTGGACAAGGTCCAGAAGATTACGGGCCTTGATTTGCGGAACTTCGAAGATGCGGTCCTCTTCAAGCTGGCGGATATGGTGCGTAATTATCTGGCCTATGTGGAAGAGGAAAAGAAGAAGCGATAG
- the rplB gene encoding 50S ribosomal protein L2 has translation MAIKSYRPTSPARRQMTGADHSVLSDKAPEKSLLAKKKKHSGRNNYGRITVRHRGGGNRQKYRLIDWKRNKTDIPAKVLALEYDPNRTAFIALIMYADGEKSYIIAPHGLKAGDTVISGSDVDIVDGNCLPLSSIPVGTQVHNIEMNPGHGGQLVRAAGTSAQLLAKEGRHATLRMPSGEVRMVLQSCRAVVGVVSNIENDIVNVGKAGRKRHMGRRPHVRGSAMNPVDHPHGGGEGKAPIGMPGPVTPWGKPTLGYRTRKRGKSTDRLIIRRRTKS, from the coding sequence ATGGCTATTAAAAGCTATCGCCCCACTTCTCCCGCCAGGAGACAGATGACCGGAGCCGACCATTCCGTTTTATCGGACAAGGCGCCGGAGAAAAGCCTGCTGGCCAAAAAGAAGAAGCATAGCGGCAGAAATAATTACGGCCGGATTACGGTTCGGCACAGAGGCGGCGGCAACCGCCAGAAGTACCGCCTGATCGACTGGAAGCGCAATAAAACAGATATCCCCGCCAAGGTTCTGGCCCTGGAGTATGATCCCAACCGCACGGCCTTTATCGCCCTGATCATGTACGCCGATGGAGAGAAAAGCTACATCATCGCGCCGCACGGCCTCAAAGCCGGGGACACAGTTATTTCCGGAAGTGACGTCGATATAGTGGACGGCAACTGCCTGCCGCTTTCATCCATTCCTGTCGGCACCCAGGTTCATAACATTGAAATGAATCCGGGCCACGGGGGCCAGCTGGTTCGTGCTGCCGGCACCTCGGCGCAGCTGCTGGCCAAGGAAGGCCGCCACGCCACCCTGCGCATGCCCTCCGGTGAAGTCCGGATGGTGCTGCAGAGCTGCCGCGCCGTGGTCGGCGTCGTCAGCAATATCGAAAATGATATCGTCAATGTCGGCAAGGCCGGCCGGAAACGGCACATGGGGCGCCGCCCCCACGTCCGCGGATCGGCCATGAATCCGGTTGACCACCCCCATGGCGGAGGTGAGGGTAAGGCGCCCATCGGCATGCCCGGCCCGGTGACCCCCTGGGGGAAACCGACTTTGGGCTACCGTACCCGCAAGCGGGGTAAATCGACCGACCGGCTGATCATCAGACGCCGTACCAAGAGCTAA
- a CDS encoding peptidoglycan DD-metalloendopeptidase family protein produces the protein MQYHHLSNRRMFRVLAALLAVLAVLLFFPQTPSGILAASGNSQDKLKEIQKQLESVRSSRQQMSGQKDKLSGELAYLEQRSQEQRCLYDSALEQKEAALMVLEMNQAASDQAQLDYENKLEEYQERVAQMYAWNRQSLIGMLLSADSLQGFFTTLRFMKLVTEADEQALVELEEASVLADQLAYDAEIQYEEMLELVREADQAMQAIKQQASMTREELNKISSSLEITRQKEAQLNRDLQAAKEAASRPPTPPAQTVAAHVGTAGFIWPIPGQHGISSHFGYRARYGRFHYGTDVMAPRGTKVVAMANGVVTFASSGWNDGYGTVVMVDHGNGYQTRYAHLSGLNCRMGQAVSSGQVIGYSGNSGNSTGPHLHFEIRMNGTPHNPMNYFRKSG, from the coding sequence ATGCAGTACCATCATCTTTCAAACCGAAGGATGTTTCGTGTCCTGGCGGCCTTGCTGGCTGTTTTAGCCGTCCTGTTGTTTTTCCCGCAGACGCCGTCAGGTATCCTTGCCGCTTCCGGAAACAGCCAGGACAAATTGAAGGAAATCCAAAAGCAGCTTGAATCCGTCCGGTCCAGCCGTCAGCAGATGTCAGGCCAAAAAGACAAGCTGTCCGGTGAACTCGCTTACCTGGAGCAGCGCAGCCAGGAGCAGCGATGCCTTTATGACTCTGCACTCGAGCAAAAAGAAGCGGCACTGATGGTGCTTGAAATGAATCAGGCTGCATCGGACCAGGCCCAGCTGGATTACGAAAACAAGCTGGAGGAATACCAGGAGCGGGTGGCCCAGATGTATGCCTGGAACCGGCAGTCCTTGATCGGGATGTTGCTTTCGGCAGACAGCCTGCAGGGTTTTTTCACCACGCTCCGGTTTATGAAACTTGTCACCGAAGCAGACGAACAGGCGCTCGTTGAACTGGAGGAAGCCTCGGTGCTGGCTGACCAGCTGGCCTATGACGCCGAGATCCAGTACGAGGAAATGCTTGAGCTGGTCAGGGAAGCTGATCAAGCCATGCAGGCCATCAAACAGCAAGCTTCCATGACCAGGGAGGAGTTAAACAAAATATCGAGTTCCCTGGAAATTACCAGGCAGAAGGAGGCACAGCTTAACCGCGATTTGCAGGCGGCCAAGGAAGCCGCTTCGCGTCCTCCAACGCCTCCCGCTCAGACAGTGGCCGCCCATGTCGGTACGGCGGGCTTTATCTGGCCCATACCCGGGCAACATGGCATTTCCTCCCATTTCGGCTACCGGGCCAGGTATGGGCGCTTCCATTACGGAACCGATGTGATGGCGCCCCGGGGAACCAAGGTGGTTGCCATGGCCAACGGCGTTGTGACCTTCGCAAGCTCGGGCTGGAACGACGGATATGGAACTGTGGTCATGGTCGATCATGGCAACGGTTACCAGACCCGCTACGCCCATCTGAGCGGATTAAACTGCAGAATGGGCCAGGCCGTCAGCTCCGGCCAGGTCATCGGTTATTCGGGTAATTCCGGTAATTCAACGGGGCCCCACCTCCATTTCGAAATACGGATGAACGGCACTCCGCACAATCCCATGAATTATTTCAGGAAGTCCGGATAA
- the ftsE gene encoding cell division ATP-binding protein FtsE, whose protein sequence is MAYIEFENVSKTYPNGTLALHDVSFTIEEGEFVFLIGESGAGKSTVFRLLTREEDPSSGRIMVDGYDIGKLSERRIPYLRRGIGMVFQDFRLIDSLTVGENVALAMEIIGESPRKVRQRVPLVLSVVGLRRKIHNYPTELSGGEQQRVCIARALINKPRLIIADEPTGDLDPVNGETVMALLDRINRENGTTIITCTHDRAIVDRMNRRVIEVCEGILARDDSKGLYLLESERKNGLSYAACVHRQEAEADEIRQEIEEGGEALRQLREENRSGQDIRPGRDRVRKMRESVRGDDFYERMDESASLRRNRPPARERVRNLRRQFEADQKDPGQLSASPVMPRQQVEDPESKGLSRTGRIPVIRLKGDVEGEGKEQGDGA, encoded by the coding sequence ATGGCCTATATCGAATTTGAGAATGTCAGCAAGACCTACCCTAATGGGACGCTGGCGCTTCATGATGTTTCCTTTACGATCGAGGAGGGTGAATTCGTCTTTCTGATCGGCGAAAGCGGTGCAGGGAAATCGACGGTATTCCGTCTTCTGACACGGGAGGAAGATCCCTCATCGGGCCGGATCATGGTGGACGGCTACGATATTGGCAAGCTCAGTGAGCGGCGGATCCCTTACCTGCGGCGCGGCATCGGCATGGTTTTTCAGGATTTCCGTCTGATCGACAGCCTGACTGTTGGTGAAAATGTTGCCCTGGCTATGGAGATCATCGGCGAATCGCCGCGAAAGGTACGCCAGCGTGTCCCCCTCGTGCTGTCGGTTGTCGGCCTGCGCCGCAAAATCCACAACTACCCGACGGAGCTCTCGGGCGGTGAGCAGCAGCGTGTCTGCATCGCCCGGGCACTGATCAATAAACCGCGCCTGATCATCGCCGACGAACCTACCGGAGACCTGGATCCCGTCAATGGTGAGACGGTCATGGCTTTGCTCGACCGTATCAACCGGGAGAACGGGACAACCATCATTACCTGCACCCATGACCGCGCAATTGTTGACCGCATGAACCGGCGTGTGATTGAAGTGTGTGAAGGCATACTGGCCCGTGATGATTCAAAGGGTCTTTATCTGCTTGAAAGCGAACGGAAGAACGGTTTAAGCTATGCAGCCTGCGTCCATCGCCAGGAAGCGGAGGCGGACGAGATCCGTCAGGAAATCGAGGAAGGCGGTGAGGCGCTTCGCCAGCTTCGCGAAGAAAACAGGTCAGGGCAAGACATCCGGCCAGGCAGAGACCGGGTTAGGAAAATGCGTGAATCGGTCCGGGGCGATGATTTTTATGAACGCATGGATGAGAGCGCGTCCTTGAGAAGGAACAGGCCGCCGGCCCGTGAACGCGTCAGGAACCTTCGGAGGCAATTTGAGGCGGATCAAAAAGATCCGGGCCAGCTCTCCGCATCGCCCGTGATGCCCCGGCAGCAGGTGGAAGATCCGGAGAGCAAAGGATTGTCGCGCACGGGAAGGATTCCTGTCATCAGGCTGAAAGGCGACGTCGAGGGCGAAGGTAAAGAGCAGGGTGATGGCGCGTGA
- the rplC gene encoding 50S ribosomal protein L3, translated as MSKFMLGRKAGMTQIFDEDGLAIPVTVIACGPLTVIQNMTEEKEGYQAVRVGYEESKKGNRPHKGQFEKIGVKPMRVIREFHTGETYEPGQVIEVSQMFEVGDAVDITGRSKGKGYQGAIRRHGMRRGPSAHGSKYHRKAGAMSAAATPGKVRKGRKLPGQLGFKRVTVQNLVVVQVDGERHFLVVKGAVPGPKGGLLEIKATVKSGK; from the coding sequence ATGTCAAAGTTCATGCTCGGCCGCAAGGCCGGGATGACACAGATTTTTGATGAAGACGGGCTTGCGATTCCCGTCACAGTGATCGCCTGCGGTCCGCTTACCGTCATCCAGAATATGACCGAGGAGAAGGAAGGCTACCAGGCGGTTCGTGTCGGCTATGAAGAAAGCAAGAAGGGGAATCGTCCTCACAAGGGTCAGTTTGAGAAAATTGGCGTCAAGCCTATGCGGGTTATCCGTGAGTTCCACACGGGTGAAACCTATGAGCCCGGCCAGGTGATCGAGGTCAGCCAGATGTTCGAGGTCGGTGACGCCGTTGATATTACAGGAAGATCCAAGGGCAAGGGTTACCAGGGCGCTATCAGGCGTCACGGCATGCGCCGGGGCCCCTCCGCTCACGGCTCCAAGTATCACCGCAAGGCGGGCGCCATGAGCGCTGCGGCGACGCCGGGCAAGGTGCGCAAGGGCAGGAAACTGCCTGGCCAGCTGGGCTTCAAGCGGGTGACCGTTCAGAACCTTGTGGTTGTCCAGGTGGACGGCGAGCGCCATTTCCTGGTCGTGAAAGGCGCGGTCCCCGGACCCAAGGGCGGTCTGCTTGAAATCAAGGCGACCGTCAAGTCGGGAAAGTAG
- the rplD gene encoding 50S ribosomal protein L4 translates to MQLDVVNMDGDLAGTIELSDRIFAIEPNRDAVYRVMLAQQANQRQGTHKAKNRAEVRGGGRKPFRQKGTGRARQGSIRAPNHVGGGVIFGPTPRSYRVRLPRKLRRLALFSMLSSKAESKKLVVLDKLEIENGKTRVMAQVLKNIGADTSSLIVTAGKGEDVVRSARNLPGVKTAPVNALSVLDLLKYDRLIATREALETLEEVYAS, encoded by the coding sequence ATGCAACTTGATGTAGTTAACATGGACGGTGATCTTGCCGGAACGATCGAATTGTCGGACCGGATTTTCGCCATTGAACCCAACCGGGATGCCGTTTACCGCGTCATGCTGGCCCAGCAGGCCAACCAGCGGCAGGGCACGCACAAGGCCAAAAACAGGGCCGAAGTGCGCGGCGGCGGCAGGAAGCCTTTCCGCCAGAAGGGGACGGGGCGGGCCCGCCAGGGTTCGATCCGCGCCCCCAACCACGTTGGCGGCGGGGTAATTTTCGGCCCCACACCACGTTCTTACCGGGTGCGGCTTCCCAGGAAACTGCGCCGACTGGCCCTTTTCTCCATGCTCTCCTCCAAGGCGGAAAGCAAGAAGCTGGTCGTGCTCGATAAACTGGAAATTGAAAACGGGAAAACCCGTGTCATGGCACAGGTGCTGAAAAACATCGGTGCGGACACCAGCTCGCTGATTGTCACGGCAGGCAAAGGGGAGGACGTGGTCCGTTCCGCCCGCAATCTCCCCGGTGTGAAGACAGCGCCAGTCAACGCCCTGTCGGTTCTTGACCTGCTCAAGTATGACCGGCTGATTGCTACGCGCGAAGCACTTGAAACACTGGAGGAGGTCTACGCGTCATGA
- the rpsS gene encoding 30S ribosomal protein S19 produces MSRSAKKGYYVDERLLKRINEQNEKNEHRVLKTWSRASTIFPEMVGHTIAVHDGRKHVPVYITEEMVGHKLGEFAPTRTFRGHAGSEKRARMR; encoded by the coding sequence ATGAGTCGTTCCGCTAAAAAAGGATATTACGTTGATGAAAGGCTTTTAAAGCGCATCAATGAACAAAATGAGAAAAATGAACACCGGGTCCTGAAGACTTGGTCGCGCGCCTCCACCATCTTCCCTGAAATGGTGGGGCATACCATCGCGGTGCATGACGGAAGAAAACATGTTCCCGTTTACATCACGGAGGAGATGGTCGGCCACAAGCTCGGTGAATTCGCCCCAACCAGGACGTTCAGAGGCCATGCCGGCTCTGAGAAACGCGCCAGAATGCGCTGA
- a CDS encoding S41 family peptidase, translated as MDNQEKRPDQYLHSQMIPPAQKRSEEAGPQATKTKRGLFWPVFLAILVTASVTFVLTAAAGYFFYGQALRESSNNDQQKPPVQTSPREPEMKPDGQTLTFTDKEGVEEALEKFSTVYNLLQGNYYQEFSDAEMIEKMTVGLVGQMGSPYTFYLTPEYHESVEESMKGEYGGIGAIVMRDRDGSYVINDIIPDSPAESAGLYVGDIFVSVDGHDASEFEDIGQLAAYVRGEEGTRVRLVLYRPVEDREVSFTLTRRIITNVAVRTRMLDQGIGYIHLTEFSDHAAENFENAVLDLMRQGAAQLIIDLRNNGGGYAHECINMLDVLLPPATVATIKGRDDGQEYQDEWKTKTAALVSDDMRVVILLNKYSASASELFAGAMRDLGKAVIVGEQSFGKGVGTMMWQLEDKSAVQITGFEYFLPKGESVEGVGLVPDYRVELAPEVEVKAPNQRSLEEDTQLQKALELLKP; from the coding sequence ATGGATAATCAGGAAAAAAGGCCGGATCAATACCTTCACAGCCAGATGATCCCGCCCGCGCAAAAGCGATCGGAGGAAGCCGGGCCACAAGCAACCAAGACCAAAAGAGGCCTGTTCTGGCCAGTTTTCCTGGCGATTCTGGTCACAGCTTCGGTGACCTTTGTCCTGACAGCTGCCGCCGGCTATTTTTTCTATGGCCAGGCCCTCCGCGAGTCCTCCAACAATGATCAGCAAAAACCTCCTGTCCAGACCAGCCCCCGTGAGCCGGAGATGAAGCCGGATGGCCAGACTCTGACTTTCACGGATAAGGAGGGGGTGGAGGAAGCCCTGGAGAAATTTTCCACCGTCTACAACCTTCTGCAGGGCAACTATTACCAGGAGTTCAGCGATGCAGAAATGATCGAAAAAATGACAGTCGGCCTGGTCGGACAGATGGGCAGCCCCTATACCTTCTACCTGACCCCCGAATATCATGAATCGGTCGAAGAGTCCATGAAAGGCGAGTACGGCGGGATCGGTGCCATCGTCATGCGTGATCGCGATGGAAGCTACGTGATCAATGACATTATTCCCGACAGTCCGGCAGAGTCGGCAGGCCTTTATGTGGGCGACATATTTGTCAGTGTGGATGGCCATGATGCGTCCGAATTTGAGGACATCGGCCAGCTGGCCGCCTATGTCCGGGGCGAGGAGGGAACCCGGGTCCGCCTGGTCCTATACCGGCCTGTCGAAGACAGGGAAGTGTCCTTTACCCTTACCCGGCGCATCATCACCAATGTTGCGGTACGCACCCGCATGCTTGATCAGGGGATCGGCTACATTCACCTGACCGAGTTTTCCGACCATGCGGCCGAGAACTTTGAAAACGCGGTTCTGGATCTGATGCGGCAAGGCGCCGCCCAGCTGATCATAGACTTGCGAAACAATGGGGGGGGCTATGCCCATGAATGCATTAACATGCTGGACGTCCTCCTGCCGCCTGCAACGGTTGCCACCATCAAAGGCCGTGATGACGGCCAGGAATATCAGGATGAGTGGAAGACCAAAACGGCGGCGCTTGTTTCCGACGACATGCGCGTTGTGATCCTGCTCAACAAATACTCGGCAAGCGCCAGCGAGCTTTTCGCGGGAGCCATGCGTGATCTGGGAAAAGCAGTCATCGTGGGGGAACAGTCTTTTGGGAAAGGGGTGGGAACCATGATGTGGCAGCTGGAGGACAAGTCCGCAGTTCAAATCACCGGTTTCGAGTATTTTCTGCCCAAAGGTGAATCAGTCGAAGGTGTGGGCCTTGTACCGGACTACCGGGTTGAGCTGGCGCCGGAGGTTGAGGTGAAGGCGCCCAATCAGCGCAGTCTGGAGGAAGATACCCAGCTTCAGAAGGCCCTGGAACTGCTGAAGCCATGA
- the rpsJ gene encoding 30S ribosomal protein S10 — MAVNQKIRIRLKAFDARILDDSARRIVSTAERTGASISGPIPLPTEKEIITILRSPHKHKDAREQFEIRTHKRLIDILAPTSKTVEALMRLEMPAGVNIEIKL, encoded by the coding sequence ATGGCCGTAAACCAAAAGATCAGAATCAGGCTCAAAGCCTTCGACGCCCGGATATTGGACGACAGCGCCAGGCGGATTGTCAGCACAGCGGAGCGCACCGGCGCGAGCATATCGGGCCCCATCCCGCTCCCGACGGAAAAGGAGATCATTACCATTCTCCGTTCGCCGCACAAGCACAAGGATGCGCGCGAGCAGTTTGAGATCAGGACCCACAAGCGCCTGATCGACATCCTGGCACCCACCTCGAAGACGGTGGAGGCGCTGATGAGGCTCGAAATGCCAGCCGGCGTCAATATTGAGATAAAACTGTAA
- the rplV gene encoding 50S ribosomal protein L22, whose product MARKTMSRQELIDRREELVADYGKQAPRNAKKGVLTKKERKILGIGRDQGHATLRHLRMNAFKVNALIRLIVGKPLEEAYAILQYTPHGAAQPLTKLLKSAEANAVNNNGMNADNLYVAELQAMQGPTLKRIRARARGQASWIRKRTCHIDVVLKERQEV is encoded by the coding sequence GTGGCTAGAAAAACAATGAGCAGACAGGAGCTGATCGACCGGCGGGAAGAGCTGGTCGCCGACTACGGCAAACAGGCTCCGAGAAACGCCAAAAAAGGCGTACTGACCAAAAAAGAGCGCAAGATCCTGGGGATCGGCCGTGATCAAGGCCATGCGACACTCCGCCACCTGCGGATGAATGCCTTTAAGGTCAACGCGCTGATCCGGCTTATCGTCGGGAAGCCGCTGGAAGAAGCCTACGCCATTTTGCAGTACACGCCGCACGGCGCGGCGCAGCCGCTGACCAAGCTTCTGAAATCAGCCGAAGCCAATGCGGTGAACAACAACGGCATGAATGCGGACAATCTTTATGTGGCCGAGCTCCAAGCCATGCAGGGGCCAACACTGAAAAGAATCCGCGCCCGGGCGCGGGGCCAGGCTTCCTGGATCAGGAAGCGTACCTGTCACATTGATGTTGTTTTGAAGGAAAGGCAGGAGGTCTAG
- the rplW gene encoding 50S ribosomal protein L23, translating to MKNPHDVILRPIITERSMEDTMLGKYTFAVARDASKTEIGKACELLFEVKVLQVNTMNLSGKKRRMGKTSGRTASWKKAVVTIDLDPAPAEYALPGGKKGTSPKRYKTEIAEFGFGQ from the coding sequence ATGAAGAATCCGCACGATGTCATCCTGAGGCCCATTATTACGGAGCGCAGCATGGAGGATACCATGCTGGGGAAATACACATTCGCCGTGGCCAGGGATGCCTCGAAAACAGAGATAGGCAAAGCCTGCGAGTTGCTTTTTGAGGTCAAAGTTCTCCAGGTCAACACCATGAACTTATCAGGCAAAAAGCGCCGGATGGGCAAGACGAGCGGACGCACCGCGTCCTGGAAAAAAGCCGTCGTGACCATCGACCTTGACCCGGCCCCGGCAGAGTACGCCCTGCCCGGAGGCAAAAAGGGGACCAGCCCGAAGCGTTACAAGACCGAGATTGCGGAATTCGGGTTTGGCCAGTAA
- a CDS encoding ABC transporter permease, producing the protein MKKNEWHYAVKAGFQGLRRHPLLSVAAITTLALMLFLMSTFFTLSMNANHLSIVASQQPPIEVTMQVSASNTEIENLARFLQNHEFIEDISINTPEDNFEKFKQDMGKEELWKDFNYLLYIPYTFSFRLTEPSYGPAVGEEIRVLPGVKEVLMESELMTMLDSVKRWTQRAGLIVFVILAVAASVVMANTTRIAALSRSREIHIMKYVGSTKAFIRTPFIVEGVVIGMLGALVASVTAILIYGRIVTRLNPAGAVFEESQFMLLPASKMAASVFLINLVTGIALTMIVSAISVRKYAKV; encoded by the coding sequence GTGAAGAAAAATGAATGGCATTATGCCGTCAAAGCAGGATTTCAAGGACTGAGACGGCACCCGCTTCTGTCCGTGGCTGCCATTACGACCCTGGCTCTAATGCTGTTTTTGATGAGCACTTTTTTTACCTTGTCCATGAACGCCAACCATTTATCAATCGTGGCCTCCCAGCAGCCGCCGATCGAAGTCACCATGCAGGTCAGTGCCAGCAATACCGAGATCGAGAATCTGGCAAGATTTCTGCAAAACCACGAATTCATTGAGGACATCAGCATCAACACGCCTGAGGACAATTTCGAGAAATTTAAGCAGGACATGGGCAAGGAGGAACTGTGGAAAGACTTTAACTACCTCCTCTATATTCCTTATACTTTCAGTTTCCGCCTGACGGAACCCTCCTACGGGCCGGCTGTCGGCGAAGAAATAAGGGTACTTCCCGGGGTCAAGGAAGTCCTGATGGAGTCGGAGCTGATGACCATGCTTGACAGTGTCAAGCGGTGGACCCAACGTGCCGGCCTGATCGTATTCGTTATTCTGGCCGTTGCGGCCTCGGTGGTCATGGCCAATACAACCAGGATTGCCGCTCTGTCGAGAAGCCGGGAGATCCATATCATGAAATATGTGGGCTCAACCAAGGCCTTCATCCGGACCCCCTTCATCGTTGAAGGGGTTGTCATCGGCATGCTGGGCGCCCTGGTCGCCAGCGTCACCGCCATTTTGATCTATGGCCGTATTGTGACTCGGCTCAATCCCGCCGGTGCTGTTTTCGAAGAGTCACAGTTCATGCTGCTGCCGGCCAGCAAGATGGCGGCTTCAGTCTTCCTGATCAACCTGGTGACGGGGATTGCGCTCACGATGATTGTCAGCGCCATTTCAGTTCGAAAATACGCCAAGGTTTAA
- the rpsC gene encoding 30S ribosomal protein S3: MGQKVNPHGLRVGVIKDWDSRWYADRKDFARFLVEDKKIRDYVKAETERAGVSRIEIERLGDEHTTITITTGKPGIIIGRGGAEIENLKKKLTRKFGRSFFINVKEVRNVDIEAQLVAESIAKQLEERVSFRRAMKQAINRAMKNGAKGVKTMVSGRLGGAEIARFEQYREGSIPLHTLHADIDYGFAEAKTSYGQLGVKVWIYKGEVLTVRNTAREEKEETPDVNA; encoded by the coding sequence ATGGGTCAGAAGGTCAATCCGCACGGTTTACGTGTAGGTGTCATTAAAGACTGGGATTCGCGCTGGTATGCCGATAGAAAAGACTTTGCCCGCTTCCTTGTCGAGGACAAGAAAATCCGCGACTACGTCAAGGCGGAAACAGAGCGCGCGGGCGTCTCGCGCATCGAGATCGAGCGCCTGGGCGATGAACATACAACCATTACGATCACGACGGGGAAACCCGGCATCATTATCGGCCGCGGCGGCGCCGAGATCGAGAATTTAAAGAAGAAGCTGACCAGGAAATTCGGCCGTTCCTTTTTCATCAATGTGAAGGAAGTTCGCAACGTCGATATCGAGGCACAGCTCGTAGCCGAGAGCATCGCCAAGCAGTTGGAAGAGCGGGTGTCTTTCCGGCGGGCCATGAAACAGGCAATCAACCGGGCCATGAAGAATGGCGCCAAGGGCGTGAAAACCATGGTCTCGGGGCGGCTGGGCGGCGCGGAGATCGCGCGGTTTGAACAGTACCGCGAAGGATCCATTCCGCTTCACACGCTCCATGCCGACATTGATTATGGCTTTGCAGAGGCCAAAACCTCTTACGGCCAACTGGGCGTCAAAGTGTGGATATACAAGGGCGAGGTCCTGACGGTTCGGAACACCGCCCGGGAAGAGAAGGAGGAAACTCCAGATGTTAATGCCTAG